In a genomic window of Pangasianodon hypophthalmus isolate fPanHyp1 chromosome 1, fPanHyp1.pri, whole genome shotgun sequence:
- the LOC113545415 gene encoding apolipoprotein A-I, whose amino-acid sequence MMKVFLVLVLAVFTGCQANLFYADEPKPKLEQLTDAFWDYVAKATHTAEDTLKTIRESQLGQEVNARITEGANVASQYAVTLQNQVNPLAQDIMTKITKEAEVLKERLEQDLTTVRDKLEPYAEDLKTQIQQRVEELRVAVAPYAESFDSEALKTTVLQKTEELRGSLEEKVKELQSQLEPYTEDLRQKVDQHLQEFQKTVAPLTEDLQAKVAERATLVQQSLAPYAEDLREKLDPYAQNLKDQLTSLYESFTKTN is encoded by the exons ATGATGAAGGTCTTTTTGGTACTGGTTCTGGCAGTATTCACAG GCTGCCAAGCCAACTTGTTCTATGCTGATGAACCCAAACCAAAGCTGGAGCAACTGACTGATGCTTTCTGGGACTATGTTGCCAAggcaacacacactgctgaggaCACACTGAAAACAATTAGAGAGTCTCAACTTGGCCAGGAAGTCAA TGCTAGAATTACAGAAGGGGCTAATGTTGCCAGTCAGTATGCTGTCACTCTCCAGAACCAAGTGAACCCTCTGGCACAGGACATCATGACCAAAATCACCAAGGAGGCTGAAGTTCTGAAGGAGCGTCTTGAGCAGGACCTGACCACTGTGAGAGACAAACTGGAGCCCTATGCTGAGGATCTGAAGACCCAAATTCAGCAGAGAGTGGAGGAGCTGAGAGTAGCTGTGGCTCCCTACGCTGAGTCCTTTGACTCTGAAGCTCTGAAAACTACCGTGCTGCAGAAGACCGAGGAGCTCAGGGGAAGTCTGGAGGAGAAAGTGAAGGAGCTGCAGTCCCAGCTGGAGCCCTACACTGAAGATCTCAGACAGAAAGTAGATCAGCACCTGCAGGAATTCCAGAAGACCGTGGCCCCTCTGACTGAGGATCTTCAGGCCAAGGTTGCTGAGAGAGCCACTTTGGTTCAGCAGAGTCTGGCTCCCTATGCTGAGGACCTGAGAGAGAAACTGGACCCCTACGCCCAAAACCTGAAGGACCAGCTCACCTCTCTTTATGAGTCCTTTACCAAGACCAACTAA
- the LOC113545416 gene encoding apolipoprotein A-I yields MKVFVVLVLAVFTGCQANLFYADEPKPQLEQLTDAFWDYVAKATHTAEDTLKTIRESQLGQEVNARITEGANVASQYAVSLQNKVNPLAQDIMTKITKEAEVLKERLEQDLTTVRDKLEPYADDLKTQIQQRVEELRVAVAPYAESFDSEALKTTVLQKTEELRGSLEEKVKELQSQLEPYTEDLRQKVDQHLQEFQKTVAPLTEDLQAKVAERATLVQQSLAPYAEDLREKLDPYAQNLKDQLTSLYESFTKTN; encoded by the exons ATGAAGGTGTTTGTGGTACTGGTTCTGGCTGTGTTCACAG GCTGCCAAGCCAACTTGTTCTATGCTGATGAACCCAAACCACAGCTGGAGCAACTGACTGATGCTTTCTGGGACTATGTTGCCAAggcaacacacactgctgaggaCACACTGAAAACAATTAGAGAGTCTCAACTTGGCCAGGAAGTCAA TGCTAGAATTACAGAAGGGGCTAATGTTGCCAGTCAGTATGCTGTCAGTCTCCAGAACAAAGTGAACCCTCTGGCCCAGGACATCATGACCAAAATCACCAAGGAGGCTGAAGTTCTGAAGGAGCGTCTTGAGCAGGACCTGACCACTGTGAGAGACAAACTGGAGCCCTATGCTGATGATCTGAAGACCCAAATTCAGCAGAGAGTGGAGGAGCTGAGAGTAGCTGTGGCTCCCTACGCTGAGTCCTTTGACTCTGAAGCTCTGAAAACTACCGTGCTGCAGAAGACCGAGGAGCTCAGGGGAAGTCTGGAGGAGAAAGTGAAGGAGCTGCAGTCCCAGCTGGAGCCCTACACTGAAGATCTCAGACAGAAAGTAGATCAGCACCTGCAGGAATTCCAGAAGACCGTGGCCCCTCTGACTGAGGATCTTCAGGCCAAGGTTGCTGAGAGAGCCACTTTGGTTCAGCAGAGTCTGGCTCCCTATGCTGAGGACCTGAGAGAGAAACTGGACCCCTACGCCCAAAACCTGAAGGACCAGCTCACCTCTCTTTATGAGTCCTTTACCAAGACCAACTAA